A single genomic interval of Festucalex cinctus isolate MCC-2025b chromosome 16, RoL_Fcin_1.0, whole genome shotgun sequence harbors:
- the ino80b gene encoding INO80 complex subunit B, giving the protein MGKRKDAVPSRFLCEGRVGLHGMHKHKHKKHKRHKRKHHGLAEIPEPVVAPRPPPQLRLKIKLGGQTLGTKSVPTFTVHPGVACPPSPLTIVDDDDDNDDEEEDEDDDDEEEDDDEPSVPLEQYRAWLDEDSNMATSPLPDMDSDSMIVVPVDEEERWLDALEKGELDDNGELKKEVDESLLTARQKALLHKQQIQPLLELPMGYKEKEMTAEMMQKREERARKRRLQAAKKAEENKNQTIERLTKTSKAKMKSTREKKSKASQCPSIRYSDSARGVTISFPASVPAPSAASPPRPPPPAVRCGVSGCSNPKKYSCSKTGVPLCSLQCYKRNMQFFERTYMDNRITSL; this is encoded by the exons atggggaaaaggAAAGACGCGGTTCCGTCCAGATTTCTAT GCGAAGGTCGCGTGGGGCTGCACGGCATGCACAAGCATAAGCACAAAAAACACAAGAGGCACAAGAGGAAGCATCACGGCCTCGCGGAGATCCCTGAGCCCGTCGTCGCCCCTCGCCCGCCCCCACAGCTGCGACTCAAGATCAAGCTGGGAGGGCAGACGCTGGGGACAAAGAG TGTTCCTACTTTCACCGTGCACCCTGGTGTGGCTTGTCCTCCCTCGCCACTGACGATTgtggatgatgatgacgacaatgacgatgaggaggaggacgaggatgaCGACGATGAAGAAGAGGATGACGATGAGCCTTCGGTGCCTCTGGAGCAGTACAGGGCCTGGCTTG ATGAAGACAGCAACATGGCCACGTCTCCTCTGCCCGACATGGACTCGGACTCCATGATAGTTGTGCCCGTGGATGAAGAGGAGAGGTGGCTGGACGCTCTGGAGAAGGGCGAGCTCGACGACAACGGCGAGCTGAAGAAGGAAGTCGACGAGTCTCTGCTCACGGCCCGACAG AAAGCGCTCCTCCACAAGCAGCAAATCCAGCCCCTCCTGGAGCTGCCCATGGGCTACAAGGAGAAGGAAATGACCGCCGAGATGATGCAGAAGCGGGAAGAGCGCGCTCGCAAGCGGCGCTTGCAGGCGGCCAAGAAGGCGGAGGAGAACAAGAACCAGACTATCGAGAGACTCACCAAGACCAGCAAGGCCAAGATGAAAAGCACGCGAGAGAAGAAGTCCAAGGCCAGCCAGTGTCCCAGCATCCGCTACAGCGACTCGGCCCGAGGCGTGACCATCTCCTTCCCCGCCAGCGTCCCCGCCCCCTCGGCCGCGTCGCCCCCCCGGCCGCCTCCGCCCGCCGTGAGATGCGGCGTGAGCGGCTGTTCCAACCCCAAGAAATACAGCTGCTCCAAAACGGGCGTCCCTCTGTGCAGCCTGCAGTGCTACAAGAGGAACATGCAGTTTTTTGAGAGGACTTACATGGACAACCGGATAACATCACTTTGA
- the intu gene encoding protein inturned isoform X1, giving the protein MAHVTRRKRREFRNQGVARKDSMSSASISKTQLKTVCVYVNPKPLGSSGVLPLLETLLGVVHRPRRLDGAVVGQGGRLTVDRLTPGGLASKCGRIVIGDVLVAVDDVDVNTENIEQVLACIVGLTKVRLTVATSTSAAGLARAVKACIPVVPLGKDASEPQMSVSHVPHALMYLSLKMDAESPQDKEEILYQYPVSEAAARLKAARGIFLTLCDMLDSVTGGHVVSSTLMLDEHLVHVGYWKEDDALLVLGLPAERVPLLCLQSVVGDAVRTLRVMYGSLGRAFGRTEHLPQLDRFFGLLFLRLIQPSDSPSAPPPDISGSVFLDGLPAVQWLTLPVQVKTDVDSLLTDFEASDFGEQSEDFFGMRRLYGIRGSCLFYKSCLIANHLPKEDLLDVCLYMQHDDLLPVASRQRVGRLIIWREIFPQRPLPGRHFLLIVGLRCWMQCVLLEAGGHTAHCDAPPGPDCVYVDQATATLLRLEGLKGVIEHRLSDTLAPDLFRADRGRPGGLFEEKARDWGGEGLTDAGPGSPAKIPGGCQDSADASRDILKTPWMKHSNPFDLGTLMKTLSRRGPDEMSNATKLSTAAENFLFHYVLMETAQGIFISPTSTEEAHLAGSIHPLLIGNFYRCCLSIRALFKENMPVQGQRPAERPRGLGPVKEHGVAFQCVAENWTEQSKPAPTLTYWVIGYVRPKVGRLASPRCCSRLHLVPLSSFYSSRRLLLEPVPQELYVCFHDSVSALPVEMAFKLSFALAT; this is encoded by the exons atg GCTCATGTCACGAGGAGAAAACGGCGTGAGTTCCGGAATCAAGGCGTCGCAAGGAAGGATTCAATGTCATCGGCATCCATCTCGAAGACGCAGCTCAAAACAGTGTGCGTCTACGTCAACCCGAAACCTCTCGGCAGCTCGGGTGTGCTCCCTCTCTTGGAGACTTTGCTGGGGGTGGTGCATCGACCACGTCGGCTGGATGGCGCCGTTGTCGGACAGGGGGGAAGACTGACGGTGGACAGGCTGACTCCCGGCGGCCTGGCCAGCAAGTGCGGCCGCATCGTAATCG GCGACGTACTTGTTGCCGTGGATGACGTGGACGTGAACACTGAGAACATCGAGCAAGTTCTGGCGTGCATTGTGGGACTAACTAAG GTGAGGTTGACCGTGGCGACAAGTACGAGCGCCGCTGGGCTGGCTCGTGCGGTCAAGGCCTGCATACCTGTGGTGCCGCTTGGGAAGGATGCATCCGAACCGCAGATGTCTGTCAGCCATGTCCCACACGCGCTCATGTACCTGTCACTAAAAATGGACGCCGAGTCGCCGCAGGACAAG GAAGAGATCTTGTACCAGTACCCGGTGTCAGAGGCGGCCGCCCGGCTCAAGGCAGCCAGAGGAATTTTCTTGACGCTGTGTGACATGCTAGACAGTGTCACAGGAGGTCACGTCGTGAG TTCAACGCTGATGCTGGATGAGCATCTGGTGCATGTGGGCTACTGGAAGGAAGACGACGCTCTGCTGGTGCTTGGACTTCCTGCTGAGAG GGTTCCTTTGCTGTGCCTGCAGTCGGTGGTGGGCGACGCCGTGCGGACGTTGCGAGTCATGTACGGATCCTTGGGCAG GGCCTTTGGCAGGACAGAGCACTTGCCACAGCTGGACCGGTTCTTCGGCTTGTTGTTCCTGCGTCTCATCCAGCCGTCGGATTCCCCCTCGGCGCCGCCCCCCGACATCTCTGGGAGTGTCTTCCTGGACGGGCTGCCGGCTGTGCAGTGGCTCACGCTGCCTGTACAAGTCAAA ACGGACGTGGATTCTCTTCTCACTGACTTCGAGGCCTCTGATTTTGGAGAACAG TCAGAGGACTTCTTTGGCATGAGGCGTCTCTACGGAATCCGGGGCTCTTGTCTCTTCTACAAG TCCTGCTTGATCGCCAACCATCTTCCCAAAGAGGACCTGCTGGACGTGTGTCTGTACATGCAGCACGACGATCTGCTGCCCGTGGCGTCCCGCCAACGGGTGGGCCGTCTGATCATCTGGCGGGAGATCTTTCCCCAGCGGCCCCTTCCAGGACGTCACTTCCTCCTCATCGTGGGCCTG AGGTGCTGGATGCAGTGTGTGCTGCTGGAGGCCGGAGGCCACACGGCGCATTGTGACGCACCTCCGGGACCCGACTGCGTTTATGTGGATCAG GCGACGGCCACACTGCTACGATTGGAGGGCCTGAAGGGGGTCATAGAACACCGTCTGAGCGACACCCTCGCTCCAGACCTGTTCCGTGCCGACCGGGGCCGTCCAGGTGGTCTGTTTGAGGAGAAAGCCCGAGACTGGGGGGGCGAGGGGCTTACGGACGCCGGCCCAGGTTCTCCAGCCAAGATCCCGGGTGGGTGTCAGGACTCGGCCGATGCGAGTCGAGACATCTTGAAG ACCCCGTGGATGAAGCACTCGAACCCGTTCGACCTCGGCACACTGATGAAGACTCTGAGTAGGAGGGGCCCGGACGAGATGTCCAACGCCACAAA ACTGAGCACCGCTGCCGAGAACTTCTTGTTCCACTACGTGCTCATGGAAACCGCCCAGGGGATCTTTATCTCGCCCACGTCAACGGAGGAGGCTCATCTCGCCGGATCCATTCACCCGTTGCTCATTGGCAACTTTTACCGATGCTGCCTGTCCATTCGGGCACTGTTCAAAGAGAACATGCCTGTGCAA GGCCAGCGGCCGGCGGAGAGGCCTCGGGGTCTGGGCCCAGTCAAAGAGCACGGAGTTGCGTTCCAGTGTGTAGCTGAAAACTGGACAGAGCAGAGCAAACCTGCTCCCACCCTGACGTACTGGGTCATCGGGTACGTCCGCCCCAAGGTTGGAAGACTCGCAAGTCCACGGTGTTGCTCACGTTTGCACCTTGTGCcgctttcttctttttattccTCTAGGCGGTTGCTGCTGGAGCCAGTTCCTCAAGAGTTGTACGTGTGTTTTCACGACTCGGTATCGGCGCTTCCTGTGGAGATGGCCTTCAAGCTCTCCTTCGCTTTGGCCACTTGA
- the intu gene encoding protein inturned isoform X2: MAHVTRRKRREFRNQGVARKDSMSSASISKTQLKTVCVYVNPKPLGSSGVLPLLETLLGVVHRPRRLDGAVVGQGGRLTVDRLTPGGLASKCGRIVIGDVLVAVDDVDVNTENIEQVLACIVGLTKVRLTVATSTSAAGLARAVKACIPVVPLGKDASEPQMSVSHVPHALMYLSLKMDAESPQDKEEILYQYPVSEAAARLKAARGIFLTLCDMLDSVTGGHVVSSTLMLDEHLVHVGYWKEDDALLVLGLPAERVPLLCLQSVVGDAVRTLRVMYGSLGRAFGRTEHLPQLDRFFGLLFLRLIQPSDSPSAPPPDISGSVFLDGLPAVQWLTLPVQVKTDVDSLLTDFEASDFGEQSEDFFGMRRLYGIRGSCLFYKSCLIANHLPKEDLLDVCLYMQHDDLLPVASRQRVGRLIIWREIFPQRPLPGRHFLLIVGLRCWMQCVLLEAGGHTAHCDAPPGPDCVYVDQATATLLRLEGLKGVIEHRLSDTLAPDLFRADRGRPGGLFEEKARDWGGEGLTDAGPGSPAKIPGGCQDSADASRDILKTPWMKHSNPFDLGTLMKTLSRRGPDEMSNATKLSTAAENFLFHYVLMETAQGIFISPTSTEEAHLAGSIHPLLIGNFYRCCLSIRALFKENMPVQGQRPAERPRGLGPVKEHGVAFQCVAENWTEQSKPAPTLTYWVIGRLLLEPVPQELYVCFHDSVSALPVEMAFKLSFALAT, from the exons atg GCTCATGTCACGAGGAGAAAACGGCGTGAGTTCCGGAATCAAGGCGTCGCAAGGAAGGATTCAATGTCATCGGCATCCATCTCGAAGACGCAGCTCAAAACAGTGTGCGTCTACGTCAACCCGAAACCTCTCGGCAGCTCGGGTGTGCTCCCTCTCTTGGAGACTTTGCTGGGGGTGGTGCATCGACCACGTCGGCTGGATGGCGCCGTTGTCGGACAGGGGGGAAGACTGACGGTGGACAGGCTGACTCCCGGCGGCCTGGCCAGCAAGTGCGGCCGCATCGTAATCG GCGACGTACTTGTTGCCGTGGATGACGTGGACGTGAACACTGAGAACATCGAGCAAGTTCTGGCGTGCATTGTGGGACTAACTAAG GTGAGGTTGACCGTGGCGACAAGTACGAGCGCCGCTGGGCTGGCTCGTGCGGTCAAGGCCTGCATACCTGTGGTGCCGCTTGGGAAGGATGCATCCGAACCGCAGATGTCTGTCAGCCATGTCCCACACGCGCTCATGTACCTGTCACTAAAAATGGACGCCGAGTCGCCGCAGGACAAG GAAGAGATCTTGTACCAGTACCCGGTGTCAGAGGCGGCCGCCCGGCTCAAGGCAGCCAGAGGAATTTTCTTGACGCTGTGTGACATGCTAGACAGTGTCACAGGAGGTCACGTCGTGAG TTCAACGCTGATGCTGGATGAGCATCTGGTGCATGTGGGCTACTGGAAGGAAGACGACGCTCTGCTGGTGCTTGGACTTCCTGCTGAGAG GGTTCCTTTGCTGTGCCTGCAGTCGGTGGTGGGCGACGCCGTGCGGACGTTGCGAGTCATGTACGGATCCTTGGGCAG GGCCTTTGGCAGGACAGAGCACTTGCCACAGCTGGACCGGTTCTTCGGCTTGTTGTTCCTGCGTCTCATCCAGCCGTCGGATTCCCCCTCGGCGCCGCCCCCCGACATCTCTGGGAGTGTCTTCCTGGACGGGCTGCCGGCTGTGCAGTGGCTCACGCTGCCTGTACAAGTCAAA ACGGACGTGGATTCTCTTCTCACTGACTTCGAGGCCTCTGATTTTGGAGAACAG TCAGAGGACTTCTTTGGCATGAGGCGTCTCTACGGAATCCGGGGCTCTTGTCTCTTCTACAAG TCCTGCTTGATCGCCAACCATCTTCCCAAAGAGGACCTGCTGGACGTGTGTCTGTACATGCAGCACGACGATCTGCTGCCCGTGGCGTCCCGCCAACGGGTGGGCCGTCTGATCATCTGGCGGGAGATCTTTCCCCAGCGGCCCCTTCCAGGACGTCACTTCCTCCTCATCGTGGGCCTG AGGTGCTGGATGCAGTGTGTGCTGCTGGAGGCCGGAGGCCACACGGCGCATTGTGACGCACCTCCGGGACCCGACTGCGTTTATGTGGATCAG GCGACGGCCACACTGCTACGATTGGAGGGCCTGAAGGGGGTCATAGAACACCGTCTGAGCGACACCCTCGCTCCAGACCTGTTCCGTGCCGACCGGGGCCGTCCAGGTGGTCTGTTTGAGGAGAAAGCCCGAGACTGGGGGGGCGAGGGGCTTACGGACGCCGGCCCAGGTTCTCCAGCCAAGATCCCGGGTGGGTGTCAGGACTCGGCCGATGCGAGTCGAGACATCTTGAAG ACCCCGTGGATGAAGCACTCGAACCCGTTCGACCTCGGCACACTGATGAAGACTCTGAGTAGGAGGGGCCCGGACGAGATGTCCAACGCCACAAA ACTGAGCACCGCTGCCGAGAACTTCTTGTTCCACTACGTGCTCATGGAAACCGCCCAGGGGATCTTTATCTCGCCCACGTCAACGGAGGAGGCTCATCTCGCCGGATCCATTCACCCGTTGCTCATTGGCAACTTTTACCGATGCTGCCTGTCCATTCGGGCACTGTTCAAAGAGAACATGCCTGTGCAA GGCCAGCGGCCGGCGGAGAGGCCTCGGGGTCTGGGCCCAGTCAAAGAGCACGGAGTTGCGTTCCAGTGTGTAGCTGAAAACTGGACAGAGCAGAGCAAACCTGCTCCCACCCTGACGTACTGGGTCATCGG GCGGTTGCTGCTGGAGCCAGTTCCTCAAGAGTTGTACGTGTGTTTTCACGACTCGGTATCGGCGCTTCCTGTGGAGATGGCCTTCAAGCTCTCCTTCGCTTTGGCCACTTGA
- the trmt10b gene encoding tRNA methyltransferase 10 homolog B isoform X2 yields the protein MTAIVSESSEEHASVLEMIELLQIDVLEEEVLQGKPEREHDPFSKNVLRKQRHWERKLAARKSKRKEEKLRRKLNRHSEDMAHPQLSKRIMKAVTKERLAEARFSGLKVCIDLSMSHRMSDKETSRLAAQLRRLYGSNKRASKPFHLFLTSLGEDSRLLAECVRMNAGFLNYTMERTEQSCLDIFPPENIIYLSPDAEEALERVDQDKVYVLGGLVDESVQKTLSLCRAKEAGVHAARLPIDQYMQKTANSKNFHSKILAINQVFDILMAVCDTGSWTHALDKCFPRGKGYEVAQHGHSTCES from the exons ATGACGGCGATTGTATCAGAGTCGAGTGAAGAGCACGCAAGCGTTTTGGAGATGATAGAGCTGCTTCAAATCGACGTGCTGGAGGAGGAGGTGCTGCAGGGCAAACCCGAAAGAGAGCATGACCCTTTTTCA AAGAACGTGTTGAGGAAGCAGCGCCACTGGGAGAGAAAGCTGGCAGCCAGGAAGAGCAAAAGAAAGGAGGAGAAATTGAGGAGGAAGCTCAATCGGCACTCGG AAGACATGGCGCATCCTCAGCTCAGCAAGCGGATCATGAAGGCTGTCACCAAAGAACGTTTGGCTGAGGCTCGCTTCAGTGGCCTAAAAGTGTGCATTGACCTCAGCATGAGCCACCGCATGTCTGACAAG GAGACCAGCCGGCTGGCAGCTCAGTTGCGGCGGCTGTATGGATCCAACAAAAGGGCCAGCAAACCCTTCCACTTGTTTCTGACGAGCCTTGGGGAGGACAGTCGCCTCCTGGCAGAGTGCGTGCGAATGAACGCCGGCTTCCTCAACTACACG ATGGAAAGAACAGAGCAAAGCTGTCTGGACATTTTCCCTCCAGAAAACATCATCTACCTCTCACCTGATGCTGAAGAAG CTTTGGAACGAGTGGACCAAGACAAGGTGTACGTCCTCGGAGGGCTTGTGGACGAAAGCGTGCAaaag ACGCTGAGCCTCTGCAGGGCCAAAGAAGCGGGCGTCCACGCGGCGAGGCTTCCTATTGACCAATACATGCAAAAGACAGCCAACAGTAAGAACTTCCACTCCAAGATCCTGGCCATCAATCAAGTCTTTGACATCTTGATGGCCGTGTGCGACACGGGCAGCTGGACACACGCTCTGGACAAGTGCTTCCCCCGGGGGAAGGGTTATGAGGTCGCACAGCACGGCCACAGCACATGCGAGAGTTAA
- the trmt10b gene encoding tRNA methyltransferase 10 homolog B isoform X1 produces MTAIVSESSEEHASVLEMIELLQIDVLEEEVLQGKPEREHDPFSKNVLRKQRHWERKLAARKSKRKEEKLRRKLNRHSEEDMAHPQLSKRIMKAVTKERLAEARFSGLKVCIDLSMSHRMSDKETSRLAAQLRRLYGSNKRASKPFHLFLTSLGEDSRLLAECVRMNAGFLNYTMERTEQSCLDIFPPENIIYLSPDAEEALERVDQDKVYVLGGLVDESVQKTLSLCRAKEAGVHAARLPIDQYMQKTANSKNFHSKILAINQVFDILMAVCDTGSWTHALDKCFPRGKGYEVAQHGHSTCES; encoded by the exons ATGACGGCGATTGTATCAGAGTCGAGTGAAGAGCACGCAAGCGTTTTGGAGATGATAGAGCTGCTTCAAATCGACGTGCTGGAGGAGGAGGTGCTGCAGGGCAAACCCGAAAGAGAGCATGACCCTTTTTCA AAGAACGTGTTGAGGAAGCAGCGCCACTGGGAGAGAAAGCTGGCAGCCAGGAAGAGCAAAAGAAAGGAGGAGAAATTGAGGAGGAAGCTCAATCGGCACTCGG AAGAAGACATGGCGCATCCTCAGCTCAGCAAGCGGATCATGAAGGCTGTCACCAAAGAACGTTTGGCTGAGGCTCGCTTCAGTGGCCTAAAAGTGTGCATTGACCTCAGCATGAGCCACCGCATGTCTGACAAG GAGACCAGCCGGCTGGCAGCTCAGTTGCGGCGGCTGTATGGATCCAACAAAAGGGCCAGCAAACCCTTCCACTTGTTTCTGACGAGCCTTGGGGAGGACAGTCGCCTCCTGGCAGAGTGCGTGCGAATGAACGCCGGCTTCCTCAACTACACG ATGGAAAGAACAGAGCAAAGCTGTCTGGACATTTTCCCTCCAGAAAACATCATCTACCTCTCACCTGATGCTGAAGAAG CTTTGGAACGAGTGGACCAAGACAAGGTGTACGTCCTCGGAGGGCTTGTGGACGAAAGCGTGCAaaag ACGCTGAGCCTCTGCAGGGCCAAAGAAGCGGGCGTCCACGCGGCGAGGCTTCCTATTGACCAATACATGCAAAAGACAGCCAACAGTAAGAACTTCCACTCCAAGATCCTGGCCATCAATCAAGTCTTTGACATCTTGATGGCCGTGTGCGACACGGGCAGCTGGACACACGCTCTGGACAAGTGCTTCCCCCGGGGGAAGGGTTATGAGGTCGCACAGCACGGCCACAGCACATGCGAGAGTTAA